The Candidatus Syntrophosphaera sp. nucleotide sequence AGATATTCAAGATCAATTCCGGGGTGGAGGTGCCCAAAGCCACAACCGTGAGGACGATCACGATCTCCGGGACCCGGAACCGCCTGGCCAGCGAACTGGCGCCGCGGACCAACAATTCCGCGCCTCCGATCAAGAGAACGAATCCCCCGGCCAATATCAATAGCGAGATTAGCATTTAATAGCGCTCATTTGAAGCCGGCAATGGAGCCAATACCCAAGCCTCTGGCAAGAAGCTTTTTAAACTACCCGCCCAGTTTTGCCAGGATATCCCGGCAAAGCTGCTCAGATCGTTCCTGCGACTGGCTTTCAGCATAGACGCGGATGATGGGTTCGGTGCCGCTCTTGCGGATGTGGACCCAATGATCAGCTTGCGTGGCTTTGATTCCGTCGCGCAGGTCGAGTTCATATCCTTCCAGCAATCCGGGCAGGCTGGCCAGGGCAGGTTCCATACGCTCCGGAGCGAGTTCCAGCCTGGCTTTGGCGATATGGAAGCGCGGCAGTTCGGCCACGATCTGGGAAACTGTTTGGCCGCGTTCGGCCAAAAGCCCCAGGATCAAGGCCATTCCAGCAATGGCGTCACGGGTGTAATTGACCTCCGGGCAGATTATCCCGCCGTTGCCTTCGCCGCCGATGGGCGAGCCGAGCTCCTGCATGAGCTTGCCCACATTGATCTCGCCGACCTTGGCCCTGTGGACCCGCACTCCGAAGCGGGCGGCGATGTGGTCTGAAAGCATCGAAGTGGAGAGGTTTACGACGATGTCACCCGGGTTTTTGGGCAGGATGAACAGCTCCGCCAAGGCCACGGAGTATTCCTCGCCGATGCAAGCGCCATGCTCGTCGACGATGGAAAGCCTGTCCACATCCGGATCGGTGGCGAAGCCCAGATCAGCCTGGTGGAGCTTGACAGCCTCCTCAAGCTGGGTGAGGTTCTCGTTCAGAGGCTCGGCCGGATGGGCAAAGATCCCGGTGGGGGCTGAGTTTATCTCCACAAGCTCACAGCCCAGGGCTTGGAGAAGCAAAGGGGAGACGAGGCCGCCGGCGCCATTGACGGAATCCAGCACCACCTTGAATCTTCGGGCGCGGATCAGTTCCAGGTCCAGCCAGGGAATCTGCAGCACTTGGCCGATATGGTGGGCTATCGCTTCTGAATCTTGAACCAGGGTTCCGACGCCCTGCCAGCCCTTCCATTCGACTTCATCGTCGCTTGAGGCCAAAAACCGGGCGGATCTGTCCGCAGATAGGAACATTCCGTCGCCATCGACAAATTTAAGCGCGTTCCACTGGGGCGGATTGTGCGAGGCCGTGATGGCGACCCCACCTTGGGCGGAGTGCTTTTTGACGTTGAGCAGGACTGTGGGGGTGGCAACAATGCCGATCTCCACCACATCACAGCCGACACTGAGCAGACCGGAGACGACGGCATTGAGCATGGCGATCCCCGTGGTGCGGGAATCCCTGCCCACCACTATCTTGGGCCGGCCTGATGCGTCCCGATGGAGTGAATTCAGGCTGATGAACTGTCCGAACCGTGCCGCGTAGCGCAATGCGACAGAGGGGTTCAGGGTGTCCGCGAAGACGCCCCGAACCCCGCTAACGCCGGTCATCAGCTTGTTCATTAAGGCTTAATAACCGTATTTATACCTGTTGTCGATGATCTTGGCGTCTTTGCGCACCTGCTGGAACCAGCGGTTGAAGGCGGCGTCCTCCATGCGCTTGCGCAGTTCTTCCTGCTTGGCATCGGTGAAGGTGGCCATGTCCGGTTTGTTGCGTGTTTCGGCAAAGATGATGAAGGAGCCTTCCTTGGTGGTGACCAGCGGTGAAAACTGCCCGGATTCAAGGGCCAGGGCGGCCTGGCTGAATTCTTCGTCGGTGGCGTTGACGACCGGAATGTAGGCTTTGTTTTTGTGTCCGTTTAAGTCGATGATCTTCCAGCCGGCGGTTTCGGCGGCGCTGAGATAATTTTCCTGGGGGACCTTCTTATAGAAGTCCTCGGCCATGATCTTCACGTTGGCTATCTTCTTCTGCTTTTCGAGGTCATACTTGATCTGCAGTTTTTTGGCCTCGAAATCCTCGTAGTAGGTCTTCGCGTTGTCAATGACCTGGGCCACGATGATCTGTTCCATGTTGTTGCGGTTGATCCGGAAGGGTTCCGAGACCTTGCCCGGCTTCTTGTTTTTCATGAACTGGTAGAGCCCGGCGTGCTGGCCGATCCCTTCCAGGGTCGTGCTTTCATGGGAGAGCCAGGGGCTGGTGGTGACGTCCTTTTCCAGCTCCTTGGCAACTTCGTCGATGCCTTTCCTTTCGATCCTTTTCTGCACTTCTTCCGCTTCGTCCAG carries:
- a CDS encoding sodium:calcium antiporter gives rise to the protein MLISLLILAGGFVLLIGGAELLVRGASSLARRFRVPEIVIVLTVVALGTSTPELILNI
- the glmM gene encoding phosphoglucosamine mutase, which codes for MNKLMTGVSGVRGVFADTLNPSVALRYAARFGQFISLNSLHRDASGRPKIVVGRDSRTTGIAMLNAVVSGLLSVGCDVVEIGIVATPTVLLNVKKHSAQGGVAITASHNPPQWNALKFVDGDGMFLSADRSARFLASSDDEVEWKGWQGVGTLVQDSEAIAHHIGQVLQIPWLDLELIRARRFKVVLDSVNGAGGLVSPLLLQALGCELVEINSAPTGIFAHPAEPLNENLTQLEEAVKLHQADLGFATDPDVDRLSIVDEHGACIGEEYSVALAELFILPKNPGDIVVNLSTSMLSDHIAARFGVRVHRAKVGEINVGKLMQELGSPIGGEGNGGIICPEVNYTRDAIAGMALILGLLAERGQTVSQIVAELPRFHIAKARLELAPERMEPALASLPGLLEGYELDLRDGIKATQADHWVHIRKSGTEPIIRVYAESQSQERSEQLCRDILAKLGG